From Pungitius pungitius chromosome 9, fPunPun2.1, whole genome shotgun sequence, one genomic window encodes:
- the slc2a15b gene encoding solute carrier family 2 member 15b, with amino-acid sequence MAEELLLENNGKPSAHLTKPLLAVAFLSSFGSSMLYGYNLAVVNSPSQYIKDFYNETMVEQYDWIPGEELLTVFYSLTVSIFAIGGMTGALLVGRLVTKYGRKGTLVRATVLVFIGGALMGFSRRCRVPAMVILGRFITGVHSGISLSVVPMYLGEIAPKNLRGFLSLVPSIHICVGVFIAQVLGLSELLGKEEYWPLLLSLVVFPTIIQLMLLPWFPESPRYLLIEKGNIAATIEALKWYRPKGDFQAEVDEMQEEQRSLSSVQTVSVWGLLRDRCVRWQVITIVVVNIGMQLSGIDAIWFYTNDIFKNAGIPEPHIQYTTVGTGAIEVISGMLGCFTIERLGRRPLMIGGFLFMGLCCSGITVSVILQAELPFMRYISVGCVVGIIAGFCIGPGGVPFLITAELFKQSHRPAAYTVAGCLNWLSNFTIGFVFPFLEDATGPYCYLIFCVICLGVAVYTIFVIPETKNKTFMEISQMFAAKNNITEEELTSNAHLKMAMMNGYGTLVE; translated from the exons ATGGCGGAGGAACTACTTCTGGAAAACAATGGGAAACCCAGCGCG CATCTTACGAAGCCTCTGCTGGCTGTGGCTTTCCTGTCCTCGTTCGGCAGCTCCATGCTCTATGGCTACAATTTAGCAGTGGTCAACTCACCTTCACAG TACATCAAAGACTTCTACAATGAGACGATGGTAGAACAATATGACTGGATTCCAGGCGAGGAGCTGCTCACCGTCTTCTACTCCCTCACAGTCTCCATCTTTGCTATCGGTGGGATGACTGGCGCGCTGCTGGTTGGCAGACTGGTAACCAAATACGGAAG GAAGGGGACGCTGGTGAGAGCCACTGTGCTGGTGTTCATAGGAGGAGCTCTTATGGGCTTCAGCAGGAGGTGCAGGGTGCCTGCGATGGTCATCCTTGGACGCTTCATCACTGGAGTACACTCGG GTATCTCTCTCAGTGTGGTGCCGATGTACCTCGGTGAAATAGCCCCCAAGAACCTGCGAGGCTTCCTGAGCCTCGTTCCCAGCATTCACATTTGCGTGGGCGTCTTCATTGCTCAGGTTCTGGGCCTCTCCGAGCTGCTGGGAAAG GAAGAGTACTGGCCTCTGCTCCTTTCCCTGGTGGTGTTTCCTACAATCATCCAGCTGATGCTGTTGCCGTGGTTTCCAGAGAGTCCACGTTACCTGTTGATAGAGAAGGGAAATATTGCTGCCACCATTGAAG CCCTGAAGTGGTACCGTCCAAAGGGAGACTTCCAGGCGGAGGTTGATGAGATGCAGGAGGAACAGCGATCTCTGTCCTCCGTCCAGACCGTCTCTGTGTGGGGCCTGCTCAGGGACCGCTGCGTTCGCTGGCAGGTCATCACCATTGTGGTAGTCAACATCGGCATGCAGCTGTCTGGCATCGATGCG aTCTGGTTCTATACAAATGACATTTTCAAGAACGCAGGAATCCCAGAACCACATATTCAGTATACAACTGTGGGTACCGGTGCCATTGAGGTCATCTCTGGGATGCTGGGG TGTTTCACTATTGAGCGTCTGGGCAGAAGACCTCTGATGATTGGCGGCTTCCTCTTCATGGGTCTCTGCTGTTCTGGCATCACAGTGTCTGTCATCCTCcag GCGGAGCTCCCCTTCATGCGCTACATCAGCGTGGGCTGCGTTGTCGGAATTATTGCTGGTTTCTGCATAGGTCCAG GCGGTGTGCCTTTCCTCATCACCGCAGAGCTCTTCAAGCAGTCCCACCGGCCGGCTGCCTACACTGTGGCCGGATGCCTTAACTGGTTGTCCAACTTCACCATTGGCTTCGTCTTTCCCTTCCTAGAG GATGCCACAGGTCCGTACTGTTATCTGATCTTCTGTGTGATCTGTTTGGGAGTGGCCGTCTACACCATCTTTGTTATTCCTGAGACCAAGAACAAAACCTTCATGGAGATCAGCCAGATGTTCGCTGCCAAGAACAACATCACGGAAGAAGAGTTGACCTCCAATGCTCATCTCAAAATGGCTATGATGAATGGCTATGGAACTCTTGTTGAATAA